Proteins encoded together in one Caldicellulosiruptor saccharolyticus DSM 8903 window:
- a CDS encoding glycosyl hydrolase codes for MKISKYIKEAILNGVKIVKEHISGEDVYSALPESDRFEIEFCIEIEKSGYYNLYLNYKIEKYTKVVYLVDIDGLCHGDIRLHSESGKVSKMKIGRAFLEKGQKKIKIYGGWGVAHIYAIELEEDKLQNYSAPSFDLSNKNASDKCKKLMEYFSKIYSKAIIAGQHTNTAAGPEIAYLEYQTGKKTTLRGFDFLSYTRHTITNNMTYDAMFEVILNKGSVEEAIKWHKELGGIVTFCWHWFSPIGGNDKTFYTKNTDFDIEVALCPNTEENKLLMEDIYEIGKWLKIMADADVPVIFRPLHEADGRWFWWGAKGFDAYKKLYYLLYDVYTNHFKLNNLIWVWNAPHPDWRIEMDYYDVAGVDFYAPAQNYGPLSFWYDYVYELTEAKKPIALTENGPIPDPDKLQSSKTYWLWFMPWWGGFTTDGKINSFEHLRKVYNHPYVITLDKFDLFRR; via the coding sequence ATGAAGATAAGCAAATATATAAAAGAAGCAATATTAAATGGAGTAAAAATTGTAAAAGAACATATCAGCGGGGAAGATGTTTATAGTGCTTTGCCTGAATCAGACAGATTTGAAATTGAGTTTTGCATAGAAATAGAAAAAAGTGGTTATTACAATCTATATTTGAATTATAAAATAGAAAAGTACACAAAAGTTGTCTATCTTGTAGATATAGATGGATTGTGTCATGGTGATATTAGATTGCATTCTGAATCGGGTAAAGTTTCAAAAATGAAGATTGGGAGGGCCTTCTTAGAAAAAGGTCAGAAAAAAATCAAAATTTATGGTGGCTGGGGAGTAGCTCACATATATGCAATTGAACTTGAAGAAGATAAGTTGCAAAATTACAGTGCTCCTTCATTTGATCTTTCAAACAAAAATGCCTCTGATAAATGCAAAAAATTAATGGAATATTTTTCAAAGATTTATAGCAAGGCAATTATTGCAGGCCAGCACACAAACACAGCAGCAGGACCAGAAATTGCATATTTAGAGTATCAAACAGGCAAAAAAACAACTCTTCGTGGTTTTGATTTTCTAAGCTATACAAGACACACCATTACTAATAATATGACCTACGATGCAATGTTTGAAGTAATTTTAAATAAAGGCTCTGTTGAAGAAGCAATTAAATGGCACAAGGAGTTAGGAGGAATTGTGACATTTTGCTGGCATTGGTTTTCTCCAATAGGAGGCAACGATAAGACTTTTTATACAAAAAACACCGATTTTGATATTGAGGTTGCTCTTTGCCCTAATACTGAAGAAAACAAGCTGCTGATGGAGGATATATATGAAATCGGCAAGTGGTTGAAAATCATGGCAGATGCAGATGTTCCAGTTATTTTCAGACCATTACATGAGGCTGATGGCAGGTGGTTTTGGTGGGGAGCAAAAGGGTTTGATGCTTACAAAAAGCTTTACTATCTTTTGTATGATGTATATACTAATCACTTTAAATTAAACAATCTCATATGGGTTTGGAATGCACCCCATCCTGATTGGAGAATAGAAATGGACTACTATGATGTTGCAGGGGTTGACTTTTATGCCCCGGCCCAAAACTATGGTCCTCTTTCATTTTGGTATGATTATGTCTATGAACTTACAGAAGCTAAAAAACCCATAGCTTTAACAGAAAACGGACCAATTCCTGACCCAGATAAACTGCAAAGTTCAAAGACTTATTGGCTTTGGTTTATGCCTTGGTGGGGTGGATTTACAACTGATGGCAAGATAAATTCGTTTGAACACCTGAGAAAGGTTTATAACCACCCTTACGTAATAACACTTGATAAATTCGACTTATTTAGAAGATGA
- a CDS encoding copper chaperone Copz family protein has translation MDCCTLSNFSCCESSYIETPSQTCPICKHQGILVKNFTVKHIVLDEYLPQIGINDYFLCTNPECDVGHYQGENVFYKQQLKVPIWLKKDANPKYVCYCGKVTEEDIMDAVLKKGAKTLSEACKITGAMKDCKCEINNPTGKCCAAVVKEAFERATRIKEENRDCLN, from the coding sequence ATGGACTGTTGCACACTTTCTAACTTCTCATGCTGTGAAAGCAGCTACATTGAAACTCCCTCTCAAACCTGTCCTATTTGCAAACACCAAGGAATACTCGTTAAGAATTTCACTGTAAAGCATATTGTTTTAGATGAGTATTTGCCTCAAATAGGAATTAATGACTATTTCCTGTGCACAAACCCAGAGTGTGATGTAGGACATTACCAAGGCGAAAATGTCTTTTACAAGCAACAGCTAAAGGTACCAATTTGGCTTAAAAAAGATGCAAATCCCAAGTATGTATGCTATTGTGGCAAGGTTACAGAAGAAGATATAATGGATGCGGTTTTAAAAAAAGGGGCAAAAACTCTCAGTGAAGCATGTAAAATCACAGGTGCAATGAAAGATTGCAAATGTGAGATAAACAATCCAACTGGAAAGTGCTGTGCTGCTGTTGTCAAAGAAGCATTTGAAAGGGCTACAAGGATTAAAGAAGAAAACAGGGACTGCCTGAACTGA
- a CDS encoding DUF58 domain-containing protein, with product METFWLFLICSILFALNFFVTKRYGLKNVEYEIYFEEVKSSEGQEIHIVERIYNGKILPLPWVKSEFEISSSFFMENSKNYVVGDKLRYISIFFLLPYQQIVRRHKFVATKRGFYKLDKIYLVTGDLFGLATADRCYYVNDTLTVYPAFLDLQKHLLPRSSLCGETIVKRHYYEDIFHFAGIREYQSHDAFNRINWNATAKYHTLMVNKYEYTSSGDAIILLNVQSSEYERKEVFNKNIIEFGIKIAASLANECLKASTPVGFACNSLDEETDQPLVILLPSQDANQLVKVCEALAHIKIQVNQYFEVLLYDVLRSYNFRELFIITCFVNKEMEECIRLYSSLGIKFTLIMLEHDPRVFDLESENVRVFLAKEIVK from the coding sequence ATGGAAACATTTTGGTTGTTTTTGATATGTTCTATTCTGTTTGCTCTCAACTTCTTTGTCACAAAAAGGTATGGGCTTAAAAATGTAGAATATGAAATTTATTTTGAAGAAGTAAAAAGTAGCGAAGGGCAAGAGATACATATAGTTGAGAGAATTTACAACGGCAAGATTTTACCTCTTCCATGGGTAAAGTCTGAGTTTGAAATCTCTTCATCTTTTTTCATGGAAAATTCTAAAAACTATGTTGTGGGAGACAAGCTAAGATATATTTCTATCTTTTTCTTGCTGCCCTATCAGCAGATTGTAAGACGTCACAAATTTGTCGCAACAAAACGAGGCTTTTATAAGCTTGACAAAATCTATCTTGTAACAGGAGATTTGTTTGGCCTGGCAACTGCTGATAGATGTTACTATGTAAATGACACTTTGACTGTGTACCCTGCATTTTTGGACCTGCAAAAACATCTTTTGCCTCGATCAAGCTTGTGTGGTGAGACAATTGTTAAGAGACATTACTATGAAGACATCTTCCACTTTGCCGGAATAAGAGAGTATCAGAGCCATGATGCCTTTAACAGAATAAACTGGAACGCAACTGCAAAGTATCATACTTTGATGGTAAATAAATATGAATACACTTCATCGGGTGATGCAATTATTCTTTTAAATGTCCAAAGTTCAGAGTATGAAAGAAAAGAGGTTTTTAATAAAAACATCATTGAATTTGGAATTAAAATTGCAGCAAGCCTGGCTAATGAATGCCTAAAAGCCTCCACACCAGTGGGATTTGCATGTAACTCACTTGATGAGGAAACAGACCAGCCTCTTGTAATTCTGCTTCCTTCTCAAGATGCAAACCAGCTTGTTAAGGTGTGTGAGGCTTTGGCACATATTAAAATTCAAGTAAATCAGTACTTTGAGGTTTTACTGTATGATGTTTTAAGATCATACAACTTCAGAGAGCTTTTTATCATCACATGCTTTGTCAACAAAGAAATGGAGGAATGTATAAGACTTTATTCATCTCTTGGAATAAAATTTACACTTATTATGCTCGAACATGACCCACGCGTATTCGATTTAGAATCAGAAAATGTGAGAGTATTTTTGGCAAAAGAGATTGTAAAATAA
- a CDS encoding glycoside hydrolase family 28 protein has protein sequence MRIIVTDFGAKPDGLSFCTEAIQKAIDTCFENGGGVVVIPAGIYLSRPIRLKSNVTLYLEEGAVIKATNNIEDYYQIGYYHNEWGEVTSFLYAMNEKNIAIDGKGTIDLSGSSFMDFSRAFNQFEELSQLDKEQFEETECNPIYRPNQPIFFYNCENICLSGISIIDSPCWTVCIHSSKYIKVHNIRIMNNLRVPNSDGIHLCSCENAIITDSFFTCGDDCVAISGITNWDKPCENIIVSNCIMQTRSAAVRMGHLDSKVKNVIASNLTILNSNRGIAIFANGKNGYVKSVTISNVIITTKIFAGTWWGKGEPIVIASPEEGNFIEDISISNVKAYSENGILIYGKDNNIRNISLKNIDIYLSFGKNRPLFGKRIDILPSQCPPFPDYMNKIPWIFSKDVFNLKLQDINYGYNLQSLKTDFDIEGIFQNVNNSSFSGIRKVAT, from the coding sequence TTGAGAATAATTGTAACTGACTTTGGAGCAAAACCAGATGGTTTGAGCTTTTGTACAGAGGCAATACAAAAGGCTATTGACACCTGTTTTGAAAATGGTGGTGGAGTTGTAGTTATACCTGCTGGAATTTATTTGAGCCGCCCTATAAGGTTAAAATCTAATGTAACCCTATATTTAGAAGAAGGTGCTGTAATCAAAGCAACCAACAATATTGAAGATTACTACCAAATTGGTTATTACCACAACGAATGGGGAGAAGTTACTTCCTTTTTATATGCAATGAATGAAAAGAACATAGCAATTGATGGAAAAGGTACAATTGACCTTTCTGGAAGCAGTTTTATGGATTTTTCAAGAGCATTTAATCAGTTCGAAGAGCTATCTCAGCTTGATAAAGAGCAGTTTGAAGAGACAGAATGTAATCCAATTTACAGACCAAATCAACCCATATTCTTCTATAATTGTGAAAATATTTGTCTGAGTGGTATCTCAATTATTGACTCACCTTGCTGGACAGTTTGCATCCACTCATCAAAATACATCAAGGTGCACAACATAAGGATTATGAACAATCTCAGAGTTCCAAACAGCGACGGTATACATCTTTGCTCATGCGAAAATGCAATAATCACAGATAGCTTCTTTACTTGCGGTGATGACTGTGTTGCTATATCTGGCATTACAAACTGGGACAAACCTTGTGAAAATATAATTGTGTCAAACTGTATTATGCAAACACGCTCTGCAGCTGTGAGAATGGGACATTTAGATAGCAAAGTAAAGAATGTAATTGCTTCTAATCTTACCATCCTTAATTCAAACAGAGGAATTGCAATATTCGCAAACGGGAAAAACGGGTATGTCAAATCAGTCACAATTTCAAATGTTATCATCACAACAAAAATATTTGCTGGTACATGGTGGGGAAAGGGTGAACCAATTGTCATTGCTTCCCCTGAAGAAGGTAATTTTATCGAAGATATCTCTATTTCCAATGTAAAAGCTTACTCAGAAAATGGGATCTTAATCTATGGCAAAGATAATAATATCCGAAATATTTCGCTTAAAAATATTGATATATACCTCAGCTTTGGCAAAAACAGGCCACTTTTTGGCAAAAGAATTGATATTCTCCCAAGTCAATGTCCACCTTTCCCTGATTACATGAATAAAATTCCATGGATTTTTTCAAAAGATGTTTTCAATCTTAAACTTCAAGATATAAACTATGGATACAATTTACAAAGCTTAAAAACTGATTTTGACATAGAAGGAATTTTTCAAAATGTAAATAACTCTTCCTTTTCTGGTATTAGAAAAGTAGCTACTTAA
- a CDS encoding ABC transporter ATP-binding protein, giving the protein MIELYDIYKIYKMGDINLYALNSVNLKILKNEFVAILGPSGSGKSTLMNIIGCLDTPTSGRYILDGNEASKLSDNQLAEIRNSKIGFVFQQFNLIPQLTALENVELPLIYKGMSASKRHKIAKEALERVGLSDRINHRPRQLSGGQQQRVAIARAIVTNPSIILADEPTGNLDSKSGEEIMQIFKQLHSQGCTVVLITHDNHIASQAKRIVRIHDGKIIEDRKIA; this is encoded by the coding sequence ATGATTGAACTTTATGACATTTACAAAATATACAAAATGGGTGATATTAATCTATATGCTTTAAACAGTGTAAACCTCAAAATATTAAAAAACGAATTTGTTGCAATTCTTGGACCCTCTGGTTCAGGAAAATCCACATTGATGAATATAATAGGCTGTCTTGACACACCAACTTCTGGAAGATATATTTTGGATGGAAATGAGGCAAGTAAACTCTCTGACAATCAGCTTGCAGAGATTCGAAACAGCAAAATAGGCTTTGTATTTCAGCAGTTCAATTTAATTCCACAGTTAACTGCTCTTGAGAATGTTGAACTGCCTTTAATATACAAAGGGATGTCGGCATCAAAAAGACACAAGATTGCGAAAGAAGCACTTGAACGCGTAGGGCTTTCTGACAGGATAAATCACAGACCTCGACAGCTATCTGGTGGGCAGCAACAGAGGGTTGCCATTGCAAGAGCAATTGTGACAAATCCTTCAATAATTTTAGCTGATGAGCCGACAGGAAACTTAGATTCAAAATCTGGCGAAGAAATTATGCAAATTTTCAAACAACTTCATAGCCAAGGCTGTACTGTGGTGTTAATTACACATGACAATCACATTGCCTCTCAGGCAAAAAGGATTGTAAGAATTCATGATGGGAAAATAATAGAAGATAGAAAAATTGCTTAA
- a CDS encoding PhzF family phenazine biosynthesis protein: MKLYQVDAFTDKLFKGNPAGVCILEDSLSEEVMQNIAMEMNLSETAFLQNQGDYYLLRWFTPETEVDLCGHATLASAHILWEEGYVEKEKEIVFHTKSGILKAKREGEYITLDFPLEEPKATSVPEYLVKALNIPLLYVGKNRMDYLVETESEEILRNLKPDFELLKKVDTRGVIVTAKSSSPEFDFVSRFFAPKVGVNEDPVTGSAHTALAPYWSKKLQKTQLVAYQASKRGGVLKLRIDDQRVYISGKAITFFKAEIKDCQ, from the coding sequence ATGAAGCTATATCAGGTAGATGCATTTACGGACAAATTGTTTAAGGGTAACCCAGCAGGAGTTTGTATATTGGAAGATTCATTGAGTGAAGAGGTAATGCAAAATATTGCAATGGAAATGAACTTGTCTGAAACTGCTTTTTTACAAAATCAGGGTGATTATTATTTGCTAAGATGGTTTACCCCTGAAACAGAGGTTGATCTTTGCGGTCATGCAACCTTGGCAAGTGCTCATATTTTGTGGGAAGAAGGATATGTTGAAAAAGAAAAAGAGATTGTTTTTCACACAAAAAGTGGTATTCTCAAAGCAAAAAGAGAAGGTGAGTATATTACACTTGATTTTCCTTTGGAAGAGCCCAAAGCGACAAGTGTGCCAGAATATCTTGTTAAGGCATTGAATATTCCGTTGTTGTACGTAGGAAAAAACAGAATGGATTACTTGGTTGAAACTGAAAGTGAAGAAATATTAAGAAATCTCAAACCAGATTTTGAATTACTTAAGAAAGTGGATACGCGAGGAGTAATTGTGACTGCCAAATCTTCAAGCCCTGAATTTGACTTTGTTTCAAGATTTTTTGCGCCAAAAGTAGGTGTAAATGAAGATCCTGTGACTGGTTCTGCCCACACTGCTTTAGCACCATACTGGAGCAAAAAGCTGCAAAAGACACAACTTGTGGCTTATCAGGCTTCAAAAAGAGGAGGAGTGCTAAAACTCAGAATAGATGACCAAAGAGTGTATATAAGTGGCAAGGCAATTACTTTTTTCAAAGCAGAAATAAAGGACTGCCAATAA
- a CDS encoding DUF3267 domain-containing protein, which yields MKFRLGKPPINENINLSEWNLLKEPKSLIVTQIVTLPIGLICVGLIFFILHYFKGINLPKFGVEYILAYFLMIPLHEMIHALCYPGGLLSKDTVIGCWPDMFIFYAYNSRVLKRNRYLLVYIAPFIVLSIIPTIIMLFLDFKSDLLLLIVLFNALGSCVDIFSCVLILLQVPKEGLVVNSEEKTYWKVVEK from the coding sequence ATGAAATTTAGGTTAGGTAAACCACCAATTAATGAAAATATTAACTTATCAGAGTGGAACTTGCTTAAAGAACCAAAAAGTTTAATAGTTACTCAGATAGTTACTCTACCAATAGGATTAATTTGTGTAGGACTAATTTTTTTCATTTTGCATTATTTTAAAGGCATAAATTTACCTAAATTTGGGGTAGAATACATTTTGGCCTATTTTCTAATGATACCTCTTCATGAGATGATACATGCTTTGTGTTATCCTGGTGGTTTGTTATCAAAAGATACAGTAATTGGATGTTGGCCTGATATGTTTATTTTTTATGCATATAACAGCAGAGTTTTGAAAAGAAACAGATATTTATTAGTTTATATTGCTCCATTTATTGTACTTTCAATTATTCCAACCATAATTATGTTATTTTTAGATTTTAAAAGTGATTTGTTATTGCTAATTGTGCTTTTCAATGCTTTAGGTTCATGTGTAGATATATTTAGTTGCGTTTTAATTCTATTACAAGTACCCAAAGAAGGACTTGTGGTTAATAGTGAAGAAAAGACATATTGGAAAGTAGTGGAAAAGTAG
- the pulA gene encoding type I pullulanase, protein MIVKAYIDDFNEITVVLAQMVHSVKKEDFKVFLDDQEIDIEKVEKLMPHSENPFEAETRGYEICEQKGKIRFVLKEGHFDFHRKSTVRPVFVIGDMNNWTISPEWELTYSKLRGRYELIKDLKDIKIGQKFKFAEGASRKLWYPPGYGNDIVIEDYFDREAAFTNMVKITTTKRLWANLKYKVVYKNEYKYARPREILTRNEYFYAGELGARYEPYGTYFRLWAPTAYKVKIQIFDEHENFKFGKEMSRAENGTWDVYLPGDLKNHFYLYEIWHYNYEDDEGYIVYHVPDPYSKASSSNSGKSYIFDPADGLIDGWQADSFVDNIEKQDDAIIYEMHVRDFTIDQSSGIGENLRGKFLGFCQEGYYKEGISTGLLHLKELGVTHVHLLPISDFGSVDDKNPDKRYNWGYDPVLYQCPEYWYSTKSGGIEALKELRTMIKKLHENGIGVVMDVVFNHTYHTKGGKFSIFDKIVPEYFYRVDDYGDYSNATGCGNELATEKPMVRKFILDTIIYWTEEFHIDGFRFDLMGLIDCKTMRQVANEVRKRNPKALVYGEGWVMGNSTCLVEEMATILSSCHQGYSIGLFNDRIRDAIRGDLDGYKTGYVHGNLSDVGRLKQGIKAAIDDFAKEPDECVNYVSCHDNLTLFDKLQKTMVGEDIFWIDRASRLANAIVLTSQGVAFLHGGVEFNRSKGGHPNTYNAGDNINKIDWSLKEKFFDTFKFYCDLINLRRKHIAFRMRSSGEIKKYLRFIPAPDGVVAFIITYPYDEWKKIIVAYNPFKEKKILQLPEGSWYVKANDGIVFPDSFEKEAIGSFEIAPVSLFIAYQK, encoded by the coding sequence ATGATAGTGAAAGCATATATAGACGATTTTAACGAGATAACAGTAGTACTTGCTCAGATGGTTCATTCAGTTAAAAAGGAAGATTTCAAGGTTTTTTTAGATGATCAGGAAATAGATATTGAAAAGGTAGAAAAGCTCATGCCACACTCAGAAAATCCATTTGAAGCAGAAACAAGAGGCTATGAAATCTGCGAACAAAAAGGAAAGATTAGATTTGTTTTAAAAGAAGGACACTTTGATTTTCACAGAAAGTCTACGGTAAGGCCAGTTTTTGTTATTGGGGATATGAACAACTGGACAATTTCGCCTGAGTGGGAACTTACTTATTCAAAACTCAGGGGAAGGTATGAGCTTATAAAAGATTTAAAGGATATTAAGATTGGGCAAAAGTTTAAATTTGCAGAAGGAGCAAGCCGAAAACTTTGGTATCCTCCAGGATATGGAAATGATATTGTAATAGAGGACTATTTTGACAGAGAAGCAGCTTTCACAAACATGGTGAAAATTACAACTACCAAAAGGCTTTGGGCAAATTTAAAATACAAAGTAGTGTACAAAAACGAATACAAATATGCACGTCCAAGAGAGATTTTGACAAGAAACGAGTATTTCTATGCTGGGGAGCTTGGTGCAAGGTATGAACCATATGGAACCTATTTTAGACTCTGGGCTCCAACTGCCTATAAAGTAAAGATTCAGATATTTGATGAGCATGAAAATTTCAAATTTGGAAAGGAAATGTCAAGGGCAGAGAATGGTACTTGGGATGTATATCTCCCAGGGGATTTAAAGAATCATTTTTACCTTTACGAAATCTGGCATTACAATTACGAAGATGATGAAGGCTATATTGTATATCACGTCCCAGACCCGTACTCTAAGGCATCTTCGTCAAACTCTGGCAAAAGTTATATATTTGACCCCGCAGATGGCTTGATAGATGGATGGCAAGCTGATAGTTTTGTTGATAATATTGAAAAGCAAGATGATGCTATAATCTATGAGATGCATGTAAGAGATTTTACAATTGACCAAAGCTCTGGAATTGGTGAGAATTTAAGAGGAAAGTTTTTAGGTTTTTGTCAGGAAGGATATTACAAGGAAGGGATTTCAACCGGTCTTTTGCACCTAAAAGAGCTTGGAGTGACTCATGTTCATCTTTTACCAATATCTGATTTTGGGAGTGTTGATGACAAAAACCCAGACAAAAGATACAATTGGGGATATGACCCAGTGCTTTACCAGTGTCCTGAGTATTGGTACTCGACAAAAAGCGGTGGTATTGAAGCGCTGAAAGAACTTAGAACAATGATAAAAAAGCTTCATGAAAATGGAATTGGAGTGGTGATGGATGTTGTTTTCAATCACACATATCACACAAAGGGCGGAAAATTCTCTATATTTGACAAGATTGTACCTGAATACTTTTACAGGGTAGATGACTATGGAGATTATTCAAATGCAACAGGGTGTGGGAATGAACTTGCAACAGAAAAACCAATGGTGAGGAAATTCATCCTTGACACTATTATCTACTGGACAGAGGAGTTTCACATAGACGGTTTCAGGTTTGACCTGATGGGGCTTATTGACTGTAAAACAATGAGGCAAGTTGCTAATGAGGTGCGAAAACGAAATCCCAAAGCGTTGGTTTATGGCGAAGGTTGGGTGATGGGCAACAGTACCTGCCTTGTCGAAGAGATGGCTACAATCTTGTCATCTTGTCATCAAGGCTATTCAATCGGACTTTTTAACGACAGGATTAGAGACGCTATAAGAGGTGACCTTGACGGCTACAAAACAGGATATGTGCATGGAAATCTATCAGATGTTGGGAGGCTAAAACAAGGTATCAAAGCGGCAATTGATGATTTTGCAAAAGAACCTGATGAATGTGTAAACTATGTTTCCTGTCATGACAACTTGACACTTTTTGACAAGTTGCAAAAGACAATGGTTGGTGAGGACATCTTTTGGATTGACAGGGCATCAAGGCTTGCAAATGCCATTGTGCTGACATCGCAAGGGGTTGCTTTTTTGCATGGTGGAGTTGAGTTTAACAGGAGCAAAGGTGGTCATCCTAATACCTATAACGCAGGAGATAACATAAACAAAATTGATTGGAGTTTAAAAGAGAAATTTTTTGACACGTTTAAGTTTTACTGTGATTTGATAAACCTGAGAAGAAAGCACATTGCTTTTAGGATGAGGTCAAGCGGAGAGATAAAGAAATACTTAAGATTTATTCCTGCACCAGATGGGGTTGTTGCTTTTATAATAACATACCCATATGATGAGTGGAAAAAGATTATTGTTGCCTACAATCCTTTTAAGGAAAAGAAGATTTTGCAGCTTCCAGAAGGTAGCTGGTATGTAAAAGCAAATGATGGCATTGTGTTTCCCGACTCTTTTGAAAAAGAAGCAATAGGCAGCTTTGAAATTGCACCAGTGAGCCTTTTTATTGCATACCAGAAATAG
- a CDS encoding nitroreductase family protein, with product MSSVFENEVIKAIKERRSVRSFLPTQVEEEKIKLLLEAAIFAPSAVNGQPWFFTVVQNLDILNKMNQEIKNIMLQSSDENLKKSASKEDFNVFHNAPVAIIVSGKENSQSAQVDCAAATQNILLAAKSLGLATCWIGFVGMLFSSPKAQDYIELLKIPEGYKPLWAIALGYTENYPQTVPERKWNVVEWIK from the coding sequence ATGAGCAGTGTTTTTGAAAATGAAGTAATAAAAGCAATTAAAGAGCGTCGAAGTGTAAGGAGTTTTTTACCTACCCAAGTTGAAGAGGAAAAGATAAAACTTTTACTTGAAGCTGCAATCTTTGCTCCTTCTGCTGTAAATGGTCAGCCATGGTTTTTTACAGTGGTTCAAAATCTTGATATTTTAAACAAAATGAATCAAGAAATAAAAAATATTATGCTTCAGTCTTCTGATGAAAACTTAAAAAAGTCTGCATCAAAAGAAGATTTTAACGTTTTCCACAATGCCCCAGTGGCTATAATTGTTTCAGGAAAAGAAAATAGTCAATCTGCCCAGGTTGACTGTGCAGCTGCAACCCAAAACATCCTTCTTGCTGCAAAATCTCTCGGTTTGGCAACATGCTGGATAGGATTTGTCGGGATGCTTTTTTCAAGTCCAAAAGCACAAGATTATATAGAACTTCTGAAAATCCCTGAGGGATACAAACCTTTGTGGGCAATTGCTTTAGGATACACTGAAAATTATCCTCAAACAGTACCTGAAAGAAAGTGGAATGTGGTTGAATGGATAAAGTAA
- a CDS encoding flavin reductase family protein, with amino-acid sequence MAHKMVKIEDLNFNPFTLIGKEWMLITAGNINSFNTMTASWGSLGYIWERPVAFCVIRPQRFTRKFVEENEFFTLSFFGREYRSALEICGKYSGKDVNKVEMAKLTPREDEEFKTVFFDEANLVLICKKIYFQDIIPENFLDKSIDNFYIAKDYHRMFIGEIVKVLKREE; translated from the coding sequence ATGGCACACAAAATGGTCAAAATTGAAGACCTCAATTTTAACCCCTTTACTCTAATTGGAAAAGAGTGGATGCTCATTACAGCAGGGAACATCAACTCATTTAACACAATGACTGCAAGCTGGGGAAGCCTTGGCTATATTTGGGAAAGGCCTGTTGCCTTTTGTGTAATAAGGCCCCAGAGGTTTACAAGAAAGTTTGTTGAAGAAAATGAATTCTTTACACTCTCGTTTTTCGGTAGGGAGTATAGGTCAGCTCTTGAAATCTGCGGCAAATATTCTGGCAAAGATGTTAATAAGGTTGAGATGGCAAAGCTCACCCCCAGAGAAGATGAAGAGTTCAAAACAGTGTTTTTCGATGAAGCTAATCTTGTCTTGATTTGCAAAAAGATTTATTTTCAAGATATAATCCCTGAGAATTTCCTTGACAAAAGCATTGACAATTTTTACATTGCAAAAGATTATCATAGAATGTTTATTGGGGAAATTGTTAAAGTGCTAAAGAGGGAGGAATAA